The nucleotide sequence tCGCTTCTTCGATATATCGTATCGGTTACTTTTCCATTAACGGCAGTGATCTACGTTAAAACATTATACTCGTCGTTTCAACTATTCGAATTTTATACGTAATATAAATATCGTGAAGCGATAATTAGGTGTAGAGTGGAAAGCAAAACCATAATTTGTTTCCTGTCAGCATCGAACGTATACTATGCGGGATTTAATCGATCGTTTAATTCGAAATATACGTTTCATCTTTCATCCGTTTATTCCGATATTATTCTGTTACATTACCATAAAATGAAAAGtggatatacaaaattaaaatatatcacTTTTACCAATCATTATTAGGCTAATAATCGTCAATTCATtgtttcgttaaaaaaaaaaaaaaaaaaaaaaaaaagattcgtatttcatttatttaaaaaacgatACATTATCCGAAATCTTTACGTTTACGATTAAAAACATGAAATTGCTTCGATTCGTCAACGAAAATAATTGTTATCGCATGATCATAAATGTCACGATACCATGGAAAACCCTCACGAACACGTGGTCGAACTGAAAAATgagttatattaaaaaaaaaaaaaaaatgtcttATCTACGATCCCTGTATCTATGATGATGATCACGAGAGGATCGATGATCACTGTGTCGGCTATGTCGACTGGCTGTTCTCCATAAAAATTCATCTACACTTCTCTCGTAACTGCGCTTTTCAAGCGCGGATGCCGCCGCGCTATAATCCGGAGGCAAGGGTAGACCATCGTAGTACCTCGGTGGCGGTGGCGGTGGAGGTAAAGAATCGTAAGGATGAGGCGCAGCGTAAGGAGGTAACGGAGGTAATTGATGTTGCATAGTACGCATATAGTCGGCAACGTACGCTTCGGCCGCTGCAGCTACTCCCAATCCTGGACTACCGTATCCCCTGTAAaatagataatttaaaaaaaaaaaaaaaaataaagtaactTATCGTAAGATTAGGAGATTCCTGAAGGACTTAATAAACGTACTTGGAATAAGGAGAGTCGCTTCGATTAAACCAGGTAGCGTATCGATGATGatggtgatgatgatgatgatccCTCGATCCTCTATGTTCATTGGCGGGTAAATAAGATCCTCTAGCTAAAGAAGCTAATCGAGATCGCGAAGTTAAAAAAAGTCTACGTCCTCTGGCACCCCGTGAACGTAGGAATCTAGAACCGGTATTAACAGGTCTATTGTCTCGATAAGAACGAGATTTGATAATATGTTTAGCCGCTTCCTTGGACTTTCTCAAAATCGGAGTCATTTCGATTCCTAAAACACGTAGCGTTCCTTTATCGTTTGTtttgtttcgtttctttttGGAATATACCTTCATCCTCCGGAAATAGTCTACACAATTCCTCGGCAACTTTGGGTTCTATTTCCTGACCATCGCGACCAATCTTTACCTGTTTACCATCGTTCCAGGGATTGTATAAATGTAAAGTTGCGGTAAAGGGTAATTCCTTCCTGCATATCCAATCTACTTTAAAGACACCACCCAAAGCTTTAGCGGACAAGCCTGGTGGTAAAACCTAGAATCGATGGTTGTTTCTAAGAAGGCGTATTTATTTCCATGTGTCGTATTTACGAATGTACGAACCCAGGAAATGGGTGCCCCGTCTCTTCTGGACTCTGTACCGAGTCGCGCGAAACCAGCGAATTTGCCGGATTCTTTGACAGAAAATACGAGCAAAACGTTTCTGGATTCTCTGTAAGCTTGATTCAAATTGGCTTCGTTCTGAGGTAACGTGCT is from Megachile rotundata isolate GNS110a chromosome 2, iyMegRotu1, whole genome shotgun sequence and encodes:
- the Ythdc1 gene encoding YTH domain containing 1, giving the protein MDNNTDGDNLNLSCGENDIVDELKIAADETYDTRSEVSSSSSNSDSSQPSITSVSTKSSRGDNKRNRKNRGKRARSRDSKSSSPETKRARSKETKGIAKSYDYATKLNYLFRDARFFIIKSNNAENVTLSKAKGVWSTLPQNEANLNQAYRESRNVLLVFSVKESGKFAGFARLGTESRRDGAPISWVLPPGLSAKALGGVFKVDWICRKELPFTATLHLYNPWNDGKQVKIGRDGQEIEPKVAEELCRLFPEDEGIEMTPILRKSKEAAKHIIKSRSYRDNRPVNTGSRFLRSRGARGRRLFLTSRSRLASLARGSYLPANEHRGSRDHHHHHHHHRYATWFNRSDSPYSKGYGSPGLGVAAAAEAYVADYMRTMQHQLPPLPPYAAPHPYDSLPPPPPPPRYYDGLPLPPDYSAAASALEKRSYERSVDEFLWRTASRHSRHSDHRSSRDHHHRYRDRR